CCAACGATCTTTTGAAAAAAATTTTTGGGTGCCGTATGCCAAATTTTTCATCGATTTGAAATCCATCTTTTTTCCTTTGTGAGGAGACAGCATTTTAAATGCAAGCGGTTCGTGTTCGGCAAGCCAGATCATTGCTTTTTCAAATGTGTTGAAAGTTTCAAACGGATGGTATGCAGGGTCCGCCACTATTCCCACGCTTGTAGCGCCTGAAATAAGAGGAATTAACCACACCCAATAGCCCTCACCCATCAGGTGGTTGGTGGCAAGACGCCTCCGTCCCGCAGGGACTTTATTACGCCATATTAAGTTATTTGACCATTCATCAATGTCAATTTCATGATCCAATCTGAACCAAACAGCATTGATTTGGTGATTTAGTGGTTTTTGAAGTTCCAATTTCCTTTTCAGCAAGCTGCTTCTTCCAGATGTATCGACAATCCATTTGGCAAAAACTGTTATGTTCTTATTTTCTTTTTCATAAACCACAGTATGCTTTGTGGGGGACAAATGGACTGTCCTGACGACTGCACCAAAAATTATCTCAACCCCAATAGAAATTGACAAATGAGACAGGTCATTTTCCAGGATGCCCCTGTCAAGTTGATGGGTAGGGTTAAATCCATCGATTCGTGTTCCCACTTCTACACGCATAGAGAGGTCGCCAGCATTTTGAGGACTAAAGAAAAACCTCAATCCGTATTTCAACAATTGCTTTTCATCGAGATATTTGGCAAGATCCAATTTTTCTCTTAAGTAACAAGCAGCAATCTCACTGATCGATTCTCCAACTTTATGGGTTGCAACCGGTGCTGCATTATCTCGTTTTTCAATCACAAGAATGGAAATTGCAGGGTTTTCTCGTTTTAATTGCAAAGCAAGAGTCAAGCCAGCCAGCCCACAGCCCGGAATCAACACATCATATGTGTTCACGATATTTATAGTATTGTGGATACAAATAAAGACATTTTATTTTAAATCTGTCCACACATTTCACTTTTAATTTTATTTGACGCAGACAAAAATCCAAAGCCGGACTTTGGATGGCAGATCTTTTTGGGTTTTAAGAAGTCCTTATGTTTGATTGATTTTTCAAAATTTACAAGATCAGTTGTCATTTTTGTTGTACCAATTCCGGGAGAATTAAACGTACTTTTTTTAATGCATTGAATCAAAATGGAGTTTTTTGATTTCATTTTGGAGCGATTCTCAAATTGGTGTCAAGATATATACCCTATTAAACATTGGGATTTAAGAGTTAAGATACATAATTTACTTTATGTAGTTTCAAAGTAGAGAAGAGGAGTCATACCTTCAACTTAGTTATATTTGTCCCTATTTTGCTGGTTTTGGGATATGGCGAACTTGGATCAGGTAGACGAATGGGTAAGAAAGATTACTGCGCGAGACAGGACTGTTCTCGCCCGGGCCATTACTTTGATAGAATCTTCTAGAAAGGAGGATCGGGATCAAGCCAAAACCCTGATTAGGACATTGAGGAAGTTGGCTAAACCCAAACTTAGATTGGCCGTCACCGGACCTCCCGGAGTAGGTAAAAGTTCGATGATCGAAAAACTAGGAATGTTCCTTATTCAGGAAGGTTGGAAGGTCGCCGTGCTTAGTATTGATCCAAGTAGTCAGATAAAAGGTGGAAGTATATTGGGAGACAAAACCCGAATGCAGGATCTGTCAAAACAGGAAAACGCTTTTGTGAGACCAAGTCCTTCAGGACAGTATTACGGTGGGACTTCAAGGTATACCCGAGATATCGTTTTACTTTTGGAAGCTGCAGGATATGATATCATTGCCATTGAGACTGTTGGAGTTGGCCAATCAGAAGTGGGAGTTTTTCAAATGACGGATCTTGGGTTGATCCTATTACAACCAGGATCAGGAGACGAACTTCAAAGTATTAAAAAGGGCATTCTGGAATGGGCTGATCTTTTTGTCATCACCAAAGCCGATGGAGCTACTGAACGATTAGCCCAGAAGGCATATTCAGATATGGTTCATTCCTTTCCTCCTAGCGTAGATGGAGCCACATTGGCTAAAAAAGTTTTACTATATAGCACTGAAAAAGAAGAACTTACAGAGGTTTTGGCCAAGTACATTTGTGCAAGCTGGGAACAAATCCAACATTCCGGGCAATTGACTCAAAAGCGGTTATTCCAGGAAGCAAATGACTTTATTTTACATTGGCATGAGGAACTCAAAGATGTTTTATTGGCTAATAAAGATATTGTAAATCAATTAAATACAATTAAGGATGGTATTTTAGATGGCAGTATCGACAGAGAAGAAGCCTTCAATTTGATGATTCGTTTTACTTTTGCGCTCTGTAAAAAGCAGTAGTTTGGTAAAGTGGATTCTAAGCATCGTTTTTTTCTTTGGCTTTGGCTTAAAGAATGATTCCGGAATGGGAACTTTCCTTGTGATCAACGAACCCTTTCAGTTGAGCTCTCCGGTAAAACACCCCCTTTCCTTTTCCGGTGGTTTTGGCGAGTTGCGGAGCAATCATTTTCACGCGGGCCTCGACATACGTTCCAGCCATTCCGGAAGACCAGATGAAATATTGGCTGCTCAAAAGGGATTTATCTCCAAGATTGACATC
This window of the Saprospiraceae bacterium genome carries:
- the meaB gene encoding methylmalonyl Co-A mutase-associated GTPase MeaB, whose product is MSLFCWFWDMANLDQVDEWVRKITARDRTVLARAITLIESSRKEDRDQAKTLIRTLRKLAKPKLRLAVTGPPGVGKSSMIEKLGMFLIQEGWKVAVLSIDPSSQIKGGSILGDKTRMQDLSKQENAFVRPSPSGQYYGGTSRYTRDIVLLLEAAGYDIIAIETVGVGQSEVGVFQMTDLGLILLQPGSGDELQSIKKGILEWADLFVITKADGATERLAQKAYSDMVHSFPPSVDGATLAKKVLLYSTEKEELTEVLAKYICASWEQIQHSGQLTQKRLFQEANDFILHWHEELKDVLLANKDIVNQLNTIKDGILDGSIDREEAFNLMIRFTFALCKKQ
- a CDS encoding NAD(P)/FAD-dependent oxidoreductase, whose amino-acid sequence is MNTYDVLIPGCGLAGLTLALQLKRENPAISILVIEKRDNAAPVATHKVGESISEIAACYLREKLDLAKYLDEKQLLKYGLRFFFSPQNAGDLSMRVEVGTRIDGFNPTHQLDRGILENDLSHLSISIGVEIIFGAVVRTVHLSPTKHTVVYEKENKNITVFAKWIVDTSGRSSLLKRKLELQKPLNHQINAVWFRLDHEIDIDEWSNNLIWRNKVPAGRRRLATNHLMGEGYWVWLIPLISGATSVGIVADPAYHPFETFNTFEKAMIWLAEHEPLAFKMLSPHKGKKMDFKSMKNLAYGTQKFFSKDRWAITGEAGAFMDPFYSPGSDFIALGNTWTADLILRELRGEDITLRSMIYELTINELFDGWTLIYQNKYGLFGNSQIMLMKIIWDWATYWSVPAVLFVNDGYTNIAILKEYSSSSKSIGKRFNKLNEKMQMLFKDWSGFEQNQYANFHGNLFELNFLRKLQLDLHLKYTEDRLIEKLESNVNQLERLASEIFRKLCFQINQTPADLRVNPYEMSLSDSVESLYQKANHPNAFEIHEQIKSDIEKMWLVPEKLKIEP